Below is a genomic region from Brassica rapa cultivar Chiifu-401-42 chromosome A08, CAAS_Brap_v3.01, whole genome shotgun sequence.
GGAAGACACCCGTGAGTGGAACGTGGAGAAAGTCAGGGAAACCTTCCCACAATGGGAGACAACTATAAGAAGCATCAAACCTAGCCGAGCAGGAGTCCCAGATAAGTTGATCTGGTTGGGAACAAGTACGGGAGAATACTCGACTAAATCTGGCTACCATACTGCGATTAAGCTACGCAATGAGGCAGGTTTGCCCGTGGAAGAAAGAGAGGACATAGACTGGTTCAAGTGTGTTTGGAACCTACAAACCTcaccaaaaaccaaaatgttCCTATGGAGAGTGTTTCATAACGCCATACCAGTTGGAGAGGTCCTTGCAGCTCGACATATCCCAGCAGACCTCCTATGCAAGAGATGCGGAACTCCAGAATCTATTAATCACCTTTTATTTCACTGCCCTTTTGCAAAGAAGACTTGGGCTCTAACTCCTTTTGCGATAGGTTTTGAATATAGTGGATTGATAGAATTAAGGGATGTTTGGCTTGATCTGTGTGGAAAAACCTGTTTACCCCCCACGGGAATAGCTACCGAATTAGCTCCTTGGGTCATTTGGCAACTCTGGACAGCGCGTAATAAGCTTATATTTGAAGGAAAAGCGATCTCGGAAGAGGAGGCGGTGACAAACGCCTTAAGTCTTGCAAGAGAATGGCTAGAGGCTCAGGGACCCAAGACCACGCACAAACCTCGGCCCCGACCCCCCAACTGTAGTGTTTTAAACTCGGATGCCGCTTGGAAAGCAGAATCGAAGCTTGCTGGATTTGGTTGGACCATTACAGAGGCAACGGGAACCGTCTCCTTCACAGGATACGAGAGTTTTGTGGGATCAGCGCTGGTGGCCGAGGGACTAGCAATGAGGGAAGCCTTAGCTGGATGCAAAGAAAGAGGTATAAGGAGGGTGATCTGCGAATCGGACTCGTCACAGCTAATCAAAGCCATCGACGCGGGTGGTGAGAAGCCAGAAATCTTTGGAATTGTAGCAGATATTTGTGAGCTGGCTAGCTCTTTTGATGTGATTAATTTCGTTTGGATTCCTAGGGAGAAAAATGTTAATGCTGATAGACTGGCAAAACTTTGTTTGGTAGAGGTTGAAGCTTTTATGGCTGTCAACTAACTCTGTTTCTGATTTAATATAatggtgtttcaaaaaaaaaaaaaaaaaaaacccaatgaTCATCCAATACTATGGTCTTATACACCATCACATCCTCTGATCCCTTGTACTCAGCTGTCTCAGAAGAGGGTCCACAATAAATTGCATTCTACAGAAACATACAAACAATGAGATTAGATGTTATTAAGATCATTTTTATCAATCTAAATGCAAGACTATATTCAGTGAAATAATTCTCTCAAGAAGGCGATTTCCGGTGAATTTATTACCACCGCTCCCTTCCCTTATTCTCTTCCTCACCGTGAGTGAAGTTCAATTACCGGCCCTTGGCAACGGTATTCTGCTTTTGGGAAGTGCATCTCCAATTTCCTTTTTCGCGATTTTCCCTAATCAAATCAAAGGAAAATCTCCCTTTCCTTGCTCAACTTTCCTCTTTTACCTCTCTTGGCAATCAAGAACTTCCAAATCTGAATGAATTCCCTAAAGATTGTGGCGGAATATAGCGTAATCAATGGGAGTTTCTCCATAATCACTCTTGACCTCCTTCCGAAGAATCTGCCCCCTCGCCGTAACCTTGCCTACTGCTTCAGCACCACCGCGGAGAATATGGCCGACTTTCTTCACAAAGCCATTGGAGCATTGTCTCTTGATGATGAGGAACCTCTAGTCCTCCCTGATAGCCCCCAGTACAGAGTCTTTGATGAGAATGAAAAAAGCCTATTGGGTCGTCTTCTTAATCCGGAGTGTCAGTCAATGGAAAGAATGATTGACTACATGCCAACGGCTTGGCGTGTGCAAGGGAGAGTCCGTGGAATTGCGCTGTCTCGAGACAGATTTCAATTTGTTTTCCAGCGTGAAGAGGATTTAGCGACGGTCCTAAAGGATCGCCCATGGTCGTATAACCACTGGGCAATGGTTCTAGAACGGTGGTCTTCCTTTCCCCCGGAGAACTTCCTCCAGAATATGAGCCTTTGGATTCGGATCCGACATATTCCAGCTGACTTCTTCACTGTTAAAACAATGTTTAGATTGGCCTCGGAAATTGGAGAAGTGGAGGAGATTGCCTATGACCCTGAGGTATCTCATACGAAGGACTACATCAGAGCACAAGTGATATTTGATACCACTAAGCCACTGAAAGCAACACGGAAGCTGAGCACACCAGGAAAGGTGGTCACTATTGAGTTTGAATACGAGAAGATACACAAAAGATGCTTTCATTGCTTGCGTCTAACACATGAAAAGATCCGATGCCCTATGCTGAGGAAAGGAGCTCAGACTGAACGGAGAGTGCTCCTTGATCCTGTAGAGGAAGTGGAGAAAGCCCAGAGTAAGCGTATTGCGACAGGTCCAGTTGAGATCTTGGAGGGGCCACCTGGTTTTCCACCTTTGTTCCCGGAGCTATCTAAACAAGACTTGAAGATGGCTATGCAGTATATCTCACACTCGGATCCAACAGAGAGAATGGCCAGAATTGAAAGAGTTCGGCAAGGAATTGAAGACAATAAAACAGAGGCCTCAGTGCGACTTACAAGAATCTCTGGTGATTTGGATAAAGGAAAAGGCCATGTTTTTAGTTACACAGAACCATCTTTCTCTCAGCTGCTGCAACGGCAGACTGACAATGCCCTGGTGGTCTCTGGCATACCAACAACCTCTCGTGGAGGAGAACAAGAGACATCATCTTCATACTCTTCGGCTCTATCTGCTCCAACCTTGATTTCGACGGGTTTTCAGCTCGGCCCCTCGCTGGAGGGGCGAGCCTCCGGAAGCCTGAGCCAGAAAAAAACAATGCGCCGACGGCCCACTTCCTGGAAAAGGAAAGTGACTCCAAAAGCCAGTGTTGCAACAGAGGACCAAGTGGGCACATCTCACGCATCTTCTCAACGCAACACGAAGAGGAAATCTACTTCTCCTTTGCTCGCTTCAGACAACAAAAACCTGAAAACATCAGAACCTACGGTGGCTTCCAGTATGAAGCCGCTGCTGCCCCAATGAGTGTTTGGTGCTGGAACTGTCAAGGTGCAGGAAGCACTGAGACAGTTC
It encodes:
- the LOC103835521 gene encoding uncharacterized protein LOC103835521 gives rise to the protein MFLWRVFHNAIPVGEVLAARHIPADLLCKRCGTPESINHLLFHCPFAKKTWALTPFAIGFEYSGLIELRDVWLDLCGKTCLPPTGIATELAPWVIWQLWTARNKLIFEGKAISEEEAVTNALSLAREWLEAQGPKTTHKPRPRPPNCSVLNSDAAWKAESKLAGFGWTITEATGTVSFTGYESFVGSALVAEGLAMREALAGCKERGIRRVICESDSSQLIKAIDAGGEKPEIFGIVADICELASSFDVINFVWIPREKNVNADRLAKLCLVEVEAFMAVN
- the LOC108869327 gene encoding uncharacterized protein LOC108869327 — protein: MNSLKIVAEYSVINGSFSIITLDLLPKNLPPRRNLAYCFSTTAENMADFLHKAIGALSLDDEEPLVLPDSPQYRVFDENEKSLLGRLLNPECQSMERMIDYMPTAWRVQGRVRGIALSRDRFQFVFQREEDLATVLKDRPWSYNHWAMVLERWSSFPPENFLQNMSLWIRIRHIPADFFTVKTMFRLASEIGEVEEIAYDPEVSHTKDYIRAQVIFDTTKPLKATRKLSTPGKVVTIEFEYEKIHKRCFHCLRLTHEKIRCPMLRKGAQTERRVLLDPVEEVEKAQSKRIATGPVEILEGPPGFPPLFPELSKQDLKMAMQYISHSDPTERMARIERVRQGIEDNKTEASVRLTRISGDLDKGKGHVFSYTEPSFSQLLQRQTDNALVVSGIPTTSRGGEQETSSSYSSALSAPTLISTGFQLGPSLEGRASGSLSQKKTMRRRPTSWKRKVTPKASVATEDQVGTSHASSQRNTKRKSTSPLLASDNKNLKTSEPTVASSMKPLLPQ